Proteins found in one Sorghum bicolor cultivar BTx623 chromosome 1, Sorghum_bicolor_NCBIv3, whole genome shotgun sequence genomic segment:
- the LOC8056738 gene encoding putative receptor-like protein kinase At4g00960 yields MAAVLLLLLLLVSVHCPGGSHAFSIMNYLCNNGSSYALNSTYRSNVVALLGSLSANASSSAVGFATATLGDAPDQTWGLALCRGDVNGSACASCLALAPDIAFGKCRGVRDASIYYDRCLLRYSDTDFLASPGDAAAPVQYGTNLQVNVTADAGRFVGLAADLVAALSAWAARNSTARYAAGVVTSAQGFTTTDSDLVYNIYGLVQCTPNLAPEACLACLGRLKDEMPAVFNGSTGGQFNAVWCNLRFEVFLFYDSSPVVKLVAPPVTPAPSGAAAHDDANRTWGAGNAATVVAIVLGVLLVILLSTFMMFLCRKARVKQYTEEADDSGSLLFDLATLRRATANFAEENKLGHGGFGAVYKGFLPDGRQIAVKRLDKASGQGLKELRNELLLVAKLRHNNLAKLLGVCLKGQEKLLVYEYMLNRSLDTFLFVPEKRPLLDWETRYRILYGTARGLLYLHEDSQIRIVHRDLKASNILLDAGMNPKISDFGLARLFSADKTTTLTSQIVGTLGYMAPEYAVLGQLSVKLDVYSLGVLILEIVTGRKNTDMFESAAGGESVILLSYVWDHWVRGTALETVDPFLDCRAQETTESEVVKCIHLGLLCVQENPADRPTMLDVLVMLHGQSSSFAAPSKPAFAFAYGDGETTTSSDERGNVSAAAAAAAFSLNGMSVSEFQPR; encoded by the exons ATGGccgccgtcctcctcctcctcctgcttctCGTCTCCGTCCACTGCCCTGGCGGCAGCCACGCTTTCAGCATCATGAACTACCTCTGCAACAACGGCAGCTCCTACGCGCTCAACTCCACCTACCGCTCCAACGTCGTCGCGCTTCTGGGGTCGCTGTCCGCCAACGCGTCCAGCTCCGCCGTCGGCTTCGCCACCGCCACGCTCGGCGACGCGCCAGACCAGACGTGGGGGCTCGCGCTCTGCCGCGGCGACGTCAACGGCAGCGCCTGCGCGTCCTGCCTCGCGCTCGCGCCGGACATCGCCTTCGGCAAGTGCAGGGGCGTCAGGGACGCGTCCATCTACTACGACCGCTGCCTGCTCCGGTACTCGGACACGGACTTCCTGGCCAGCCCCGGCGACGCCGCGGCGCCGGTGCAGTACGGCACCAACCTGCAGGTGAACGTCACCGCCGACGCCGGACGGTTCGTGGGTCTCGCGGCGGACCTCGTGGCCGCGCTGTCCGCCTGGGCGGCGCGGAACTCGACGGCGAGGTACGCCGCCGGGGTGGTGACCTCCGCGCAAGGCTTCACGACGACGGACAGCGACCTGGTGTACAACATCTACGGGCTGGTGCAGTGCACGCCCAACCTGGCCCCCGAGGCGTGCCTGGCGTGCCTCGGCAGGCTCAAGGACGAGATGCCCGCCGTGTTCAACGGCTCCACCGGCGGCCAGTTCAACGCGGTGTGGTGCAACCTGAGATTCGAGGTGTTCCTCTTCTATGACAGCAGCCCGGTAGTGAAGCTTGTTGCACCTCCGGTGACGCCGGCTCCGTCGGGTGCAGCAGCCCACGACGATG CAAACAGGACATGGGGAGCAGGAAATGCAGCAACAGTAGTGGCCATTGTTCTTGGTGTCCTACTTGTCATCCTTCTGTCCACGTTCATGATGTTTCTCTGCAGAAAAGCACGAGTAAAACAAT ATACCGAGGAAGCTGACGATTCCGGGTCGCTCCTCTTTGACCTGGCAACACTGAGGCGGGCAACTGCAAATTTTGCCGAAGAGAATAAGCTTGGACATGGAGGCTTTGGCGCGGTATACAAG GGTTTCTTGCCTGATGGACGGCAAATCGCCGTGAAGAGGCTGGACAAGGCTTCAGGGCAGGGCCTGAAAGAGCTGAGGAACGAGCTGCTGCTGGTGGCCAAGCTTCGGCACAACAATCTTGCAAAGCTTCTCGGCGTTTGCTTGAAGGGACAGGAGAAGCTGCTCGTCTACGAGTACATGCTTAATCGAAGCCTGGACACCTTCCTTTTCG TCCCTGAGAAGCGCCCATTGTTAGACTGGGAGACAAGGTACCGGATACTGTATGGAACAGCACGGGGCCTGCTATACCTCCACGAGGATTCACAGATCAGAATCGTGCACCGCGACCTGAAGGCCAGCAACATCCTGCTCGACGCCGGCATGAACCCGAAGATCTCCGATTTCGGGCTGGCAAGGCTCTTCAGCGCCGACAAGACGACCACCCTCACCAGCCAAATTGTCGGAACCCT AGGATACATGGCGCCGGAGTATGCAGTTCTTGGGCAACTGTCGGTGAAGCTTGACGTTTACAGCCTCGGCGTGCTCATCCTGGAGATCGTTACTGGacggaaaaacaccgacatgtTCGAATCAGCAGCCGGAGGAGAATCCGTCATTCTGCTGAGCTAC GTGTGGGACCACTGGGTCAGAGGCACAGCGCTGGAGACCGTGGACCCGTTCTTGGACTGCCGGGCACAGGAGACGACGGAGAGCGAGGTGGTCAAGTGCATCCATCTAGGGCTGCTCTGCGTGCAGGAGAACCCGGCCGACCGCCCCACCATGCTCGACGTCCTCGTCATGCTCCACGGCCAATCCTCGAGCTTTGCGGCACCGTCGAAGCCGGCCTTCGCCTTTGCGTACGGGGACGGGGAGACGACGACGAGCTCTGATGAACGGGGCAACgtgtctgctgctgctgctgctgctgcgttcTCTTTGAACGGCATGTCCGTGTCGGAGTTCCAGCCAAGATAG
- the LOC8056740 gene encoding putative cyclin-dependent kinase F-2, with protein MAACVEPAAAAVVRHPTAAAKTGLKRKRIAVGSTEQYEFDETSGGLGAGAFGAVFKARHRATGQTVAMKRHSTADGGHATLLREARFLEDACCGGANPFVVGFHGVVRDPVTWEMCLVMECVATSLHDLLRQRPRRSPPLPEATVRAAMWQLLTGAKKMHDDAHIIHRDIKPQNILVDEGQSTVKICDFGLAVSTDERHPYEPAGTLWYQAPEMLLEKPDYDAKVDVWSLGCVMAELVNNGRPLFQGSHDDGQLCAIFDVLGVPDDSTWPWFSSTPFATEVMPELDMQRYNLLRELFPETKLSTEGFEVLSGLLTSNPDMRLTAAAALEHPWFAKVDGLELAKKEKIVSTLPKPHKRQRLRAVCV; from the coding sequence ATGGCTGCCTGCGTagagcccgccgccgccgccgtcgttcgCCACCCCACCGCCGCGGCAAAGACCGGTCTGAAGAGGAAGCGCATCGCCGTCGGGAGCACGGAGCAGTACGAGTTCGACGAGACCAGCGGCGGCCTCGGCGCGGGTGCCTTCGGCGCCGTCTTCAAGGCGCGCCACCGCGCCACGGGGCAGACCGTCGCCATGAAGCGCCACAGCACGGCCGACGGTGGCCACGCTACGCTGCTCCGGGAGGCGCGCTTCCTCGAGGACGCGTGCTGCGGAGGCGCCAACCCGTTCGTCGTCGGCTTCCACGGCGTCGTCCGCGACCCCGTCACCTGGGAGATGTGTCTCGTCATGGAGTGCGTGGCGACAAGCCTCCACGACCTCCTCCGCCAGCGCCCCCGCCGGAGCCCGCCGCTGCCGGAGGCCACCGTGCGCGCCGCCATGTGGCAGCTGCTTACGGGCGCCAAGAAGATGCACGACGACGCCCACATCATCCACCGCGACATCAAGCCCCAGAACATCCTCGTCGACGAAGGCCAGAGCACCGTCAAGATCTGCGATTTCGGGCTAGCCGTATCCACGGACGAGCGGCACCCGTACGAGCCGGCCGGCACGCTGTGGTACCAGGCGCCCGAGATGCTGCTGGAGAAGCCCGACTACGACGCCAAGGTCGACGTCTGGTCGCTTGGCTGCGTCATGGCGGAGCTCGTCAACAACGGCAGGCCTCTGTTCCAAGGATCCCACGACGACGGACAGCTCTGCGCCATCTTCGATGTGCTCGGCGTGCCTGACGACAGCACGTGGCCGTGGTTCTCGTCGACGCCGTTCGCCACCGAGGTGATGCCGGAGCTGGACATGCAGCGGTACAACCTCCTGCGCGAGCTGTTCCCGGAGACGAAGCTGTCCACGGAAGGATTCGAGGTGCTCAGTGGCCTGCTCACATCCAATCCCGACATGAGGCTGACGGCAGCCGCCGCGCTCGAGCACCCATGGTTCGCCAAGGTCGATGGTCTGGAGCTGGCAAAGAAAGAGAAGATTGTGTCCACGTTGCCCAAGCCACACAAACGACAGAGGTTGCGTGCTGTGTGTGTGTGA
- the LOC8056741 gene encoding deoxyuridine 5'-triphosphate nucleotidohydrolase → MAGKFGAICSRAAACLFIPRPRNLLLHSTPTPARFLPFPRRLHPRSLSTLAMAATNGAATDSVQEHPAAATESVQEPPQKISKISPLLKVKKLSDKAVLPSRGSALAAGYDLSSAVEIVVPARGKALVPTDLSVAIPHGTYARIAPRSGLALKHSIDVGAGVIDADYRGPVGVILFNHSDADFAVKPGDRIAQMIIEVIATPEVAEVEDLDATVRGEGGFGSTGV, encoded by the exons ATGGCGGGAAAGTTTGGCGCCATCTGctcccgcgccgccgcctgccTATTTATCCCCCGCCCCCGCAATCTCCTCCTCCACTCAACCCCAACTCCTGCCAGATTTCTCCCCTTCCCCCGCCGGCTGCACCCAAGAAGCCTCTCGACCTTAGCCATGGCCGCTACCAACGGCGCCGCCACCGACTCCGTCCAGGAGcatcccgccgccgccaccgagtCCGTCCAGGAGCCTCCCCAGAAGATCTCCAAGATCTCCCCCCTGCTCAAGGTGAAGAAGCTCTCCGACAAGGCCGTGCTGCCGTCTCGCGGCTCCGCCCTCGCCGCCGGCTACGACCTCTCGAG TGCCGTGGAGATCGTGGTGCCCGCGCGTGGCAAGGCGCTCGTGCCGACCGACCTCAGCGTCGCCATCCCCCACGGAACCTACGCGCGCATCG CGCCGAGGTCGGGCCTAGCGCTGAAGCACTCCATCGACGTGGGCGCCGGCGTGATCGACGCTGACTACCGCGGCCCCGTGGGCGTCATCCTCTTCAACCACTCGGACGCCGACTTCGCCGTGAAGCCCGGCGACAGGATCGCGCAGATGATCATCGAGGTGATCGCGACGCCTGAGGTCGCGGAGGTGGAGGACCTCGACGCCACCGTCCGTGGCGAGGGAGGGTTCGGATCCACCGGCGTCTGA
- the LOC8054193 gene encoding guanine nucleotide-binding protein subunit beta: MASVAELKEKHAAATASVNSLRERLRQRRETLLDTDVARYSKSQGRLPVSFNPTDLVCCRTLQGHSGKVYSLDWTPEKNWIVSASQDGRLIVWNALTSQKTHAIKLHCPWVMTCAFAPNGQSVACGGLDSACSIFNLNSQADRDGNMPVSRILTGHKGYVSSCQYVPDQETRLITSSGDQTCVLWDVTTGQRISIFGGEFPSGHTADVQSVSINSSNTNMFVSGSCDTTVRLWDIRIASRAVRTYHGHEGDVNSVKFFPDGHRFGTGSDDGTCRLFDMRTGHQLQVYSRVPDRNDDELPTVTSIAFSISGRLLFAGYSNGDCYVWDTLLAEVVLNLGNLQNSHDGRISCLGMSSDGSALCTGSWDKNLKIWAFSGHRKIV, translated from the exons ATGGCGTccgtggcggagctcaaggagaAGCACGCCGCCGCGACGGCGTCGGTCAACTCCCTGCGCGAGCGCCTCCGCCAGCGCCGGGAGACGCTCCTCGACACGGACG TGGCGAGGTACTCCAAGTCGCAGGGGAGGCTGCCGGTGAGCTTCAACCCGACGGATCTGGTCTGCTGCCGCACGCTGCAGGGCCATAGCGGAAAG GTATATTCTCTGGATTGGACCCCTGAAAAGAATTGGATAGTCAGTGCCTCTCAAGATGGAAGGTTAATTGTGTGGAATGCATTGACAAGCCAGAAAACGCATGCCATAAAGCTGCATTGCCCATGGGTGATGACGTGTGCTTTTGCACCCAATGGACAATCTGTTGCCTGTGGTGGTCTTGATAGCGCGTGCTCTATTTTCAATCTCAACTCTCAAGCAGACAGAGATGGGAACATGCCAGTATCAAGAATTCTTACTGGACACAAGGGCTATGTTTCGTCATGCCAATATGTCCCAGATCAGGAAACTCGCCTTATTACTAGCTCCGGTGATCAGACATGTGTTCTTTGGGATGTTACTACTGGACAGAGGATCTCAATATTTGGAGGTGAATTTCCATCAGGCCATACAGCTGATGTTCAAAG TGTGTCCATCAACTCATCAAATACGAATATGTTTGTCTCTGGCTCATGTGATACAACTGTGAGGCTGTGGGATATCAGAATTGCAAGTCGAGCTGTTCGAACCTACCATGGACATGAGGGCGACGTTAACAGTGTGAAGTTTTTTCCTGATGGCCATAGGTTTGGTACTGGCTCAGATGATGGCACATGTAGATTATTTGATATGAGAACAGGGCACCAACTTCAGGTGTACAGTAGGGTGCCTGATAGAAATGATGATGAACTACCTACTGTTACATCTATTGCATTTTCGATATCAGGAAGGCTACTTTTTGCTGGTTACTCCAATGGTGACTGTTATGTGTGGGACACACTTCTTGCCGAG GTGGTACTTAATTTGGGGAATCTGCAAAACTCCCATGATGGTCGTATAAGTTGCCTTGGGATGTCATCTGATGGGAGTGCATTGTGTACAGGGAGTTGGGACAAAAATTTGAAG ATTTGGGCCTTCAGTGGACACCGGAAAATAGTTTGA